A stretch of the Arthrobacter sp. PAMC 25486 genome encodes the following:
- a CDS encoding MFS transporter has product MNFAAYREILALAPVRRLLIVAMFARIPHAAAGVLLTLHVVETMNLSYAAAGGIAAAITIGMAIGAPWRGRLVDIYGLRRALVPSVVAEVTVWGIAPFLNFQFLVVAAFIGGLFAVPIFSVVRQALSVMVPTEQRRTAYALDSMGGEITFMIGPAAGVMLATTTHTVVGLVIIGVTASMAGVFLMWFNPPTRTGQKGSFVSMEAPEVQPEDAIENRPAPNLKGRNIFARIWGGTRHNLRWVNIAVLAILGTSLGAGLVLAGTNVGMVAVMRENDLVGDLGIVFIFWCGASIVGGVIYGALKRSINPLWLLMAMAILIIPMGFATNAWTLGLLSILPGLVCAPVLTSSAEHIADLVSERRRGEAMGWYGSSMTIGSAMGSPFAGAMIDGIGPWAGFAIIGLICGVLAIIGLVAMAMWRRHGNTMAQGGGHVPGATVGDNLDATTCGDDLDELLGEPDPV; this is encoded by the coding sequence GTGAATTTCGCCGCCTACCGCGAAATCCTTGCCCTCGCGCCCGTGCGCAGGCTGCTTATAGTTGCCATGTTTGCCCGCATTCCCCATGCCGCTGCCGGCGTGCTGCTGACCTTGCACGTGGTGGAGACCATGAATCTCAGCTACGCCGCTGCCGGCGGCATTGCCGCAGCCATCACGATCGGCATGGCCATTGGTGCGCCGTGGCGCGGCCGCCTTGTCGACATCTACGGATTGCGGCGGGCCCTGGTCCCCTCGGTAGTGGCCGAAGTAACCGTGTGGGGCATTGCACCGTTCCTGAACTTTCAATTCCTGGTGGTGGCAGCCTTCATTGGCGGGCTCTTTGCCGTGCCCATCTTCTCCGTGGTGCGGCAGGCGCTGAGCGTCATGGTGCCCACTGAACAACGCCGCACGGCCTACGCCCTGGACTCCATGGGCGGAGAGATCACCTTCATGATCGGCCCGGCAGCTGGTGTCATGCTCGCCACCACCACCCACACAGTGGTTGGCCTGGTCATCATTGGTGTCACCGCCTCCATGGCCGGCGTGTTCCTCATGTGGTTCAACCCGCCCACCCGAACCGGGCAGAAGGGCTCCTTTGTATCCATGGAAGCACCCGAGGTGCAACCGGAGGATGCCATTGAGAACCGGCCCGCCCCCAATCTCAAGGGCAGGAACATCTTTGCCCGCATCTGGGGCGGCACCCGGCATAACCTGCGATGGGTCAACATCGCCGTCCTGGCCATCCTGGGAACCTCGCTGGGCGCTGGCCTGGTCCTGGCCGGCACCAACGTGGGCATGGTCGCCGTCATGCGTGAAAATGACCTGGTGGGCGACCTGGGCATTGTGTTCATCTTCTGGTGCGGCGCCTCGATCGTCGGCGGCGTCATCTACGGCGCGCTCAAGCGCTCCATCAACCCGTTGTGGCTGCTCATGGCCATGGCCATCCTGATCATCCCCATGGGATTCGCAACGAACGCCTGGACCTTGGGGCTGCTCTCCATCCTGCCCGGACTGGTGTGCGCACCGGTTCTGACCTCAAGCGCCGAACACATTGCCGACCTGGTTTCCGAACGCCGCCGCGGTGAGGCCATGGGCTGGTACGGATCATCCATGACCATCGGCAGCGCCATGGGCTCACCCTTCGCCGGGGCCATGATCGACGGCATCGGGCCATGGGCGGGATTCGCCATCATCGGCCTCATCTGTGGTGTACTGGCCATCATCGGCCTGGTAGCCATGGCCATGTGGCGCCGGCACGGCAACACGATGGCGCAAGGTGGCGGACATGTACCGGGCGCCACCGTCGGCGACAACCTCGACGCCACCACCTGCGGCGACGACCTCGATGAACTGCTCGGAGAGCCGGATCCGGTCTAA
- a CDS encoding (deoxy)nucleoside triphosphate pyrophosphohydrolase, with the protein MTSMKQIVGAALLDSLALPEKLLAARRTAPPEFAGMWEFPGGKVEPGESHEQALHRELAEELGVKVGLGAELQCPTSDGWPLNARAAMRVWLAEVNEGTPEPLEDHDLLRWVELGGPAILELDWIPADRPIVHALVALTTGGESATE; encoded by the coding sequence GTGACTTCCATGAAACAAATCGTAGGCGCGGCCCTGCTGGATTCCCTTGCACTCCCGGAAAAACTGTTGGCAGCCCGGCGCACTGCCCCGCCGGAATTTGCCGGCATGTGGGAATTTCCCGGCGGCAAGGTTGAGCCCGGCGAAAGCCACGAGCAGGCCCTGCACCGGGAATTGGCTGAGGAGCTGGGCGTCAAGGTGGGCTTGGGCGCTGAACTGCAATGTCCGACGTCGGACGGCTGGCCCTTGAATGCCAGGGCCGCCATGCGCGTGTGGCTGGCTGAGGTGAACGAAGGCACTCCGGAACCGCTTGAAGACCATGACCTCTTGCGGTGGGTGGAGTTGGGTGGCCCTGCCATCCTGGAACTTGACTGGATTCCGGCGGACCGCCCTATTGTGCACGCATTGGTGGCGTTGACCACTGGCGGGGAATCCGCCACGGAATAA
- a CDS encoding DUF1844 domain-containing protein, with protein MSSSDNNSDTRNTFESSPEEGLTDTQAASVVRDIAEVPAIEVITTAAVHLMSAAAVKCGLAAGPDAEALKDLDEARKLITALAGFVTAAAPEIGSQHAGPLRDGLRSLQLAFREASEFPDAPGKGPGEKFTGAVN; from the coding sequence ATGAGTAGCTCAGATAATAATTCGGACACCCGCAACACCTTTGAGTCATCCCCTGAAGAGGGTTTGACCGACACCCAGGCCGCTTCGGTGGTGCGTGACATCGCTGAAGTTCCGGCCATTGAAGTCATTACGACGGCGGCCGTGCACCTCATGAGTGCAGCGGCAGTCAAGTGCGGCCTGGCTGCCGGACCGGACGCCGAAGCGCTGAAGGACCTGGACGAGGCCCGCAAGCTCATCACCGCCCTGGCCGGCTTTGTCACCGCGGCCGCCCCCGAAATTGGCAGCCAGCACGCCGGACCGTTGCGCGACGGCCTGCGTTCACTCCAGCTCGCATTCCGCGAAGCCTCCGAGTTCCCGGACGCCCCCGGCAAGGGTCCGGGCGAGAAGTTCACCGGAGCGGTCAACTAA
- the infC gene encoding translation initiation factor IF-3, with protein MQQELHISEPRINDRIRVPEVRLVGPAGEQVGVVRIEDALRLAAESDLDLVEVAPTAKPPVCKLMDFGKYKYEAAVKAREARKNQTNTVLKEIRFRLKIDKHDYETKRGHALKFLGAGDKVKAMIQFRGREQQRPEMGIRLLQKFAEGVAEVGIIESSPRIDGRNMVMVIGPLKNKAEAKAEARRNQQRADAKAHNEAVANGTARVDVDRDNKAPMTQSLADLLPDGLHLNEDAPAPAAETVQDVPAPAEAAAETAAVSEAPAPEAAPAKEAPAEKPAPAVVPAKAPVKAAPAKAPAAAKAPVAKAPAAKPAVAAAAKPVAAPKPVAAKPIPMPKPMAKPAAVKPAAKPAAKAAAKPAVKPASAKSAPAAETPSSAE; from the coding sequence ATGCAACAGGAGCTACACATTAGCGAGCCACGCATCAATGATCGTATCCGCGTCCCCGAGGTGCGGTTGGTTGGGCCGGCAGGCGAACAGGTTGGGGTTGTCCGCATTGAGGACGCCCTTCGTTTAGCAGCTGAGTCTGACTTGGATCTGGTAGAGGTTGCGCCGACGGCCAAGCCGCCGGTGTGCAAACTGATGGACTTCGGCAAGTACAAGTACGAAGCCGCTGTCAAGGCTCGTGAAGCCCGCAAGAACCAGACCAACACCGTTTTGAAGGAAATTCGTTTCCGCCTCAAAATCGACAAGCATGACTACGAGACCAAACGCGGCCATGCGCTGAAGTTCCTCGGTGCCGGTGACAAGGTCAAGGCCATGATCCAGTTCCGCGGCCGTGAGCAGCAGCGCCCCGAAATGGGCATCCGTCTCCTGCAGAAGTTCGCCGAAGGCGTGGCCGAGGTCGGCATCATCGAGTCGAGCCCTCGCATTGACGGGCGCAACATGGTCATGGTCATCGGTCCGCTGAAGAACAAGGCTGAGGCCAAGGCTGAGGCCCGCCGCAACCAGCAGCGTGCAGACGCCAAGGCCCACAACGAGGCAGTCGCCAACGGCACGGCCCGCGTGGACGTGGACCGCGACAACAAGGCGCCCATGACGCAGTCATTGGCTGACCTGCTGCCCGACGGGCTGCACCTGAACGAGGACGCTCCGGCTCCCGCCGCCGAAACCGTCCAGGACGTCCCGGCTCCGGCCGAGGCCGCAGCTGAGACGGCCGCTGTATCGGAAGCTCCTGCTCCCGAAGCAGCCCCGGCCAAGGAGGCGCCGGCAGAAAAGCCGGCTCCCGCCGTCGTACCTGCCAAGGCACCTGTCAAGGCAGCGCCGGCAAAGGCACCTGCCGCAGCGAAGGCACCGGTGGCCAAGGCCCCCGCAGCCAAGCCCGCTGTTGCAGCAGCAGCCAAGCCGGTCGCCGCCCCGAAGCCCGTGGCTGCAAAGCCCATCCCCATGCCGAAGCCCATGGCCAAGCCCGCAGCTGTAAAGCCTGCTGCGAAGCCTGCCGCCAAGGCTGCAGCAAAACCGGCTGTCAAGCCTGCCTCTGCAAAGAGCGCACCGGCAGCCGAAACCCCCAGCTCAGCTGAATAA
- the rplT gene encoding 50S ribosomal protein L20 — protein MARVKRAVNAHKKRRVVLERAKGYRGQRSRLYRKAKEQLLHSFVYSYGDRRKRKGDFRRLWIQRINAASRANGLTYNRLIQGLKAAEIEVDRRMLADLAVNDAGAFTALVALAKAALPADTSAPVAK, from the coding sequence GTGGCACGTGTGAAGAGGGCTGTAAACGCCCATAAGAAGCGTCGGGTTGTTCTTGAGCGGGCAAAGGGTTACCGCGGTCAGCGGTCACGCCTTTACCGCAAGGCCAAAGAGCAGCTGCTGCACTCGTTTGTGTACAGCTACGGCGACCGCCGCAAGCGCAAGGGTGACTTCCGTCGCCTGTGGATCCAGCGTATCAATGCTGCATCACGCGCCAACGGCCTGACCTACAACCGCTTGATCCAGGGCCTGAAGGCTGCTGAGATTGAGGTTGACCGTCGCATGCTGGCCGACCTGGCCGTCAACGACGCCGGTGCCTTCACCGCACTGGTGGCCTTGGCCAAGGCTGCACTGCCTGCTGACACCTCAGCACCGGTTGCAAAGTAG
- a CDS encoding SseB family protein, translated as MTELPKKALPGHIAAALAGAGGTTDSAGQAWAGRDLPAQEMYHNFDADDGAMDSAFAAAVAELAAGNGTEAAVVASLAHARVFIPIVAQLAEQTVGENGLVSDKESDMALVTLQGPDGRRALPAFSHADALTRWHPEARPVAVYAARAALSAVAEEAQLMVVDPGSQRPFVLRRPALWALAQQNDWLPSYADPAVAEVLERSVDDLGHPAVVAISASAGQGIQSHWDTDTEPSGRLVSGGGTGPELCVTLTLLPGLDQSAVNGVLEHLQNFWAGNEVFAHAVDSVQLRLRHQQT; from the coding sequence ATGACTGAACTGCCCAAGAAGGCGCTGCCCGGACATATCGCCGCAGCCCTGGCCGGAGCCGGTGGCACCACCGACTCCGCCGGGCAGGCCTGGGCGGGCCGTGACCTGCCGGCGCAGGAAATGTACCATAACTTTGACGCGGACGACGGCGCCATGGACTCAGCGTTTGCCGCCGCCGTGGCGGAGCTCGCCGCAGGCAACGGCACGGAGGCGGCGGTCGTTGCCTCGCTGGCCCACGCACGCGTTTTTATCCCCATTGTGGCCCAGCTGGCCGAGCAAACAGTGGGGGAGAACGGGCTCGTCTCCGACAAGGAGTCGGACATGGCGCTCGTGACTTTGCAGGGCCCGGACGGGCGGCGGGCCCTTCCTGCCTTCTCCCATGCTGACGCCCTGACACGGTGGCATCCCGAGGCGCGGCCGGTGGCTGTCTATGCAGCCCGGGCGGCGTTGTCGGCCGTTGCCGAGGAAGCCCAGCTGATGGTTGTGGACCCTGGCTCACAGCGTCCGTTTGTGCTCCGCCGCCCCGCTTTGTGGGCCCTTGCCCAGCAAAACGACTGGCTGCCCAGCTACGCCGACCCGGCCGTTGCCGAGGTACTGGAGCGGTCAGTGGACGATTTAGGCCACCCTGCCGTGGTCGCCATTTCCGCCAGTGCAGGACAGGGCATACAATCCCATTGGGACACCGACACTGAACCGTCTGGACGGTTGGTATCGGGCGGCGGAACCGGACCGGAACTGTGCGTCACCCTCACCCTTTTACCCGGACTTGATCAGTCCGCGGTCAATGGTGTGCTCGAGCATTTACAAAACTTCTGGGCAGGCAATGAAGTCTTTGCCCACGCAGTCGATTCCGTCCAGCTTCGGCTTCGACACCAACAGACCTAG
- a CDS encoding cation diffusion facilitator family transporter has product MSQSGGSKAIIAALIANLSIAVMKFLAYFLTLSSSMLAEGIHSLADSGNQLLLLLGGKKAKRQASPEHPFGYGRERYVYAFIVSIVLFSVGGLFALYEAFQKWQHPHGIEGQWWWVPLAVLIGAIGLESRSLYVAIQESNVARGKRSWIQFIKTSKAPELPVILLEDVAALLGLVFALFGVSMTLLTGNGIWDAIGTGLIGVLLVCVAIILALETKSLLLGESATVEDVRAVEAALVGPGVSKIIHLKTMHLGPEELLVAAKIAIDEFDTGAHIASIINEAERRVRAAVPIATVIYLEPDIYSAAAAAAESDELNAVQDAAAPESEAH; this is encoded by the coding sequence GTGTCACAATCGGGTGGCAGCAAGGCGATTATCGCCGCGCTGATAGCAAACTTGTCCATAGCCGTCATGAAGTTCCTGGCGTACTTTCTGACACTGTCGTCTTCGATGCTGGCGGAAGGCATCCACTCCCTGGCTGACTCAGGGAACCAGCTGCTGCTCCTGTTGGGCGGGAAGAAGGCCAAGCGGCAGGCAAGTCCTGAGCACCCCTTCGGCTACGGACGCGAACGATATGTTTACGCGTTCATCGTCTCCATCGTCCTCTTTAGCGTCGGTGGCCTGTTTGCCCTGTACGAGGCGTTCCAGAAATGGCAGCATCCCCACGGCATTGAAGGCCAATGGTGGTGGGTGCCGCTGGCGGTGCTGATCGGAGCCATCGGACTGGAATCACGGTCACTGTACGTGGCCATCCAGGAATCCAATGTGGCCCGCGGCAAGCGCAGCTGGATCCAGTTCATCAAGACGTCCAAGGCCCCGGAACTGCCTGTCATTCTGCTGGAAGACGTGGCGGCCCTGCTGGGTCTGGTGTTTGCGCTCTTCGGCGTGTCCATGACCCTGCTCACCGGAAACGGGATCTGGGACGCCATCGGAACCGGCCTGATCGGTGTGCTCCTGGTGTGCGTGGCCATCATCCTGGCCCTTGAAACAAAGTCCCTGCTGCTCGGTGAATCGGCGACGGTTGAAGATGTCCGCGCCGTCGAAGCGGCCCTGGTGGGCCCCGGTGTCAGCAAGATCATCCACCTCAAGACCATGCACCTTGGCCCCGAGGAGCTGCTGGTCGCCGCAAAGATCGCCATCGACGAGTTCGACACCGGCGCCCACATCGCCAGCATCATCAACGAGGCCGAGCGCCGCGTCAGGGCGGCCGTCCCCATCGCCACCGTCATCTACCTCGAGCCGGACATCTACTCGGCTGCGGCCGCTGCTGCAGAATCCGACGAGCTCAACGCGGTGCAGGATGCCGCCGCACCTGAGTCCGAAGCCCACTAA
- the rpmI gene encoding 50S ribosomal protein L35, whose translation MPKMKTHSGAKKRFKLTGSGKLRRQQANRRHYLEHKPSSLKRRLKGDLLVAKADVRNIKKMLGI comes from the coding sequence ATGCCTAAAATGAAGACACATAGTGGTGCCAAGAAGCGATTCAAGCTGACTGGCTCCGGCAAGCTGCGCCGCCAGCAGGCCAACCGCCGCCACTACCTGGAGCACAAGCCTTCCAGCTTGAAGCGCCGCCTGAAGGGCGACCTCCTGGTCGCCAAGGCTGATGTGCGCAACATCAAGAAGATGCTCGGCATCTAA
- a CDS encoding DUF5302 domain-containing protein yields MTNSNHDEQAPSGASEETKEKFRQALENKKNKQHGSVEASGGAKINATHGAASHKREFRRKSG; encoded by the coding sequence ATGACGAACAGCAATCACGACGAACAAGCCCCCTCTGGCGCCAGCGAAGAAACAAAAGAGAAGTTTCGCCAGGCCCTGGAAAACAAGAAGAACAAGCAGCACGGCAGTGTGGAAGCAAGCGGCGGCGCGAAGATCAACGCAACGCACGGTGCGGCCAGCCACAAGCGTGAATTCCGCCGCAAGAGCGGATAA
- a CDS encoding Rv2578c family radical SAM protein, whose product MRWTNQQLNQPLFPSPDDAGPAPLLPLAGLVQSVQTPEFAGITFHEVLSKSALNKVPPSSTMPFEWTVNPYRGCSHACVYCFARKSHTYLNFDSGVDFDSQVVVKVNVAQVLRRELNKPSWGHDHVALGTNTDPYQRAEGRYQLMPGIINALADSGTPFSILTKGTLLARDIPLLRAAGEQVSVGMGISLALLDDDLAHAIEPGTPSPKARLALIGKLRDAGLPCGVMAMPILPWLTDSEEALDALFAALAAAGATGVSAGALYLRQGTREWFMQWLAREHPALVGRYQRLYGSGAYASKEYRQWLASAVNGAKSRHGFGPQNFIHDPRAEEAVYPAGIMPQQGAGPAGFRHTPGSNKAGTPLRVPALANAAPTLF is encoded by the coding sequence ATGCGGTGGACAAATCAGCAACTAAACCAACCACTATTTCCAAGCCCCGACGACGCAGGACCTGCTCCCTTACTACCCTTGGCCGGGCTGGTGCAGAGTGTGCAAACACCGGAATTTGCCGGCATCACCTTTCACGAGGTGCTCTCAAAGTCGGCGTTGAACAAGGTGCCACCCAGTTCCACCATGCCTTTTGAGTGGACGGTGAACCCCTACCGGGGCTGTTCCCACGCCTGCGTCTACTGCTTTGCGCGCAAAAGCCACACATATTTGAACTTTGACTCCGGCGTTGATTTCGACTCCCAGGTGGTGGTGAAGGTCAATGTTGCTCAGGTGCTGCGCAGGGAACTGAACAAGCCGTCGTGGGGACACGACCACGTCGCGCTGGGCACCAACACGGACCCGTACCAGCGGGCCGAGGGTCGGTACCAGCTCATGCCAGGAATCATCAATGCCTTGGCCGACTCCGGAACACCCTTTTCCATCCTGACGAAAGGCACTCTGCTGGCGAGGGACATTCCGTTGCTGCGCGCCGCCGGGGAGCAGGTCAGCGTTGGCATGGGTATTTCACTGGCGTTGCTTGATGACGATCTGGCCCACGCCATTGAACCCGGGACGCCGTCGCCCAAAGCCCGGTTGGCCTTGATCGGCAAATTGCGTGACGCCGGCCTGCCGTGCGGTGTCATGGCCATGCCCATCCTGCCGTGGCTTACGGATTCAGAGGAGGCCCTCGATGCACTCTTTGCTGCACTGGCAGCGGCGGGTGCCACCGGCGTGAGCGCGGGCGCGTTGTATTTGCGGCAGGGAACCCGCGAATGGTTCATGCAGTGGCTGGCCAGAGAGCATCCCGCACTCGTGGGACGCTACCAGCGCCTCTACGGATCGGGTGCGTACGCGTCCAAGGAATACCGTCAATGGCTGGCCTCCGCAGTGAACGGGGCCAAGTCCCGCCACGGCTTTGGCCCCCAAAATTTCATCCATGACCCGCGGGCCGAAGAGGCTGTGTACCCCGCCGGAATCATGCCACAGCAGGGCGCCGGCCCGGCTGGATTCCGTCACACCCCGGGTAGCAATAAGGCGGGAACCCCGTTGAGGGTCCCCGCCTTGGCCAACGCGGCCCCCACCTTGTTCTAG
- a CDS encoding RNA methyltransferase, whose protein sequence is MNEPGRPPAEAMTNPRADRVREVAKLVGRSGRLKRRQFLAEGPQAVREALRAHHDCLAAGGTPVVEALYATVECLKKFPELLESASAPGSRLQVRIASELVLAAMTDTVSPQGVVAVCNFVDVPLEEVIASKPKLIAMLCRVQDPGNAGTVLRAADAAGADAVIFSQSSVDIYNPKAVRSTAGSIFHLPVVLGADLAEVVAAASAAGIGILAADGYGQLNLDLLQDESAARSFDQEIPDATYDLAEPTMWLFGNEAQGLAGEEKALADHRVAVPVYGAAESLNLGTAATVCLYASARAQRRTH, encoded by the coding sequence ATGAATGAACCCGGGCGCCCGCCAGCAGAAGCAATGACCAATCCTCGAGCAGATCGGGTGAGGGAGGTTGCCAAGCTGGTAGGGCGCTCGGGCCGTTTAAAGCGCCGCCAGTTCCTGGCTGAGGGGCCGCAGGCCGTCCGTGAGGCGCTGCGAGCCCACCACGATTGTCTGGCCGCCGGCGGCACTCCCGTCGTTGAAGCCCTGTACGCCACGGTCGAGTGCCTGAAGAAGTTTCCGGAACTGTTGGAATCCGCGTCCGCACCGGGGTCGCGCCTGCAGGTGCGGATCGCCAGTGAGTTGGTCCTGGCCGCCATGACGGACACCGTCTCGCCCCAAGGCGTGGTTGCCGTGTGTAACTTCGTGGACGTGCCCTTGGAGGAAGTCATTGCCTCCAAACCCAAACTGATCGCCATGTTGTGCAGGGTCCAGGACCCGGGCAATGCGGGCACCGTGCTGCGGGCAGCCGATGCCGCCGGTGCCGACGCCGTGATCTTCTCCCAGTCCAGCGTGGACATCTACAACCCGAAGGCCGTGCGCTCCACCGCCGGCTCCATTTTCCACCTGCCTGTTGTGCTTGGTGCAGACCTGGCCGAAGTGGTGGCAGCAGCCTCTGCGGCCGGTATTGGCATTCTCGCCGCCGACGGCTACGGCCAGCTGAATCTCGACCTGCTCCAGGACGAAAGCGCTGCACGGTCCTTTGACCAGGAAATTCCCGACGCCACCTATGACCTGGCCGAGCCCACCATGTGGCTCTTTGGCAACGAGGCCCAGGGCCTTGCCGGGGAAGAGAAAGCGCTGGCCGATCACCGCGTGGCCGTTCCCGTCTATGGTGCGGCAGAATCGTTGAACCTGGGCACCGCGGCCACCGTGTGCCTTTATGCCAGCGCCCGGGCACAGCGCCGCACGCACTGA
- a CDS encoding MFS transporter, with protein sequence MSLLKIRRDTVPASSNVIAWAIFSLAIGGFGIGTTEFAMMGLLPNVAEGVGVSVPTAGHVISAYALGVVIGAPLLVAISAKMPRKTLALGLMALFTVGNLLSVLAQDYATLLVTRFIAGLPHGAFFGVAAVLAASMVAPGKRGRAISMVMMGLSVANVLGVPLATFVGQQYGWRWLFILVGIIGVITMACIYAFVPAQKAQPDASLRKELSALRRGQVWITLLVGVVGFGGFFAVYTYVANTMTDVAGFASDFLPIIVGLYGLGMVAGSYVGGRMADWSVMGSIYLMMGFIAVTLVIYAASVHIQWMALLMIFVIGASGSMLVPSLQTRLLDVSPGAPTLASSLNHSALNMANALGAFVGGLVITWGWGYTAPALVGAALAVLGLGIALFSGLLDKIRAAKA encoded by the coding sequence ATGTCCTTGCTTAAAATCCGGCGCGACACCGTGCCTGCCTCCTCGAACGTCATTGCGTGGGCCATATTCTCGCTGGCCATTGGCGGCTTCGGCATCGGCACCACCGAATTTGCCATGATGGGCCTGCTGCCCAATGTTGCCGAGGGTGTGGGCGTCAGCGTCCCCACAGCCGGGCACGTCATCTCCGCTTACGCGCTGGGCGTGGTGATTGGTGCACCCCTGCTCGTGGCCATTAGCGCCAAGATGCCGCGCAAGACCCTCGCATTGGGCCTCATGGCACTCTTCACTGTGGGCAACCTGCTCTCCGTCCTGGCCCAGGACTATGCCACGCTCCTGGTCACCCGCTTTATTGCGGGGCTGCCCCATGGCGCATTCTTTGGTGTTGCAGCCGTCCTGGCCGCATCCATGGTCGCCCCGGGCAAGCGTGGACGCGCAATTTCGATGGTCATGATGGGCCTGTCGGTGGCCAACGTCCTGGGCGTTCCGCTCGCCACCTTCGTAGGCCAGCAATATGGCTGGCGCTGGCTGTTCATCCTGGTCGGCATCATCGGTGTCATCACCATGGCGTGCATTTACGCCTTCGTCCCCGCCCAGAAGGCGCAGCCGGATGCCAGCCTGCGCAAGGAGCTCAGCGCCCTGCGCCGCGGCCAGGTTTGGATCACGTTACTGGTTGGCGTGGTCGGCTTTGGTGGCTTCTTCGCCGTGTACACCTACGTTGCCAACACCATGACCGACGTGGCCGGCTTCGCATCGGACTTCCTGCCGATCATCGTAGGACTGTACGGCCTGGGCATGGTGGCCGGCAGCTATGTGGGTGGGCGGATGGCCGACTGGTCCGTCATGGGCAGCATCTACCTCATGATGGGCTTCATCGCAGTGACCCTGGTCATCTACGCCGCGAGCGTTCACATCCAGTGGATGGCGCTGCTCATGATCTTCGTGATCGGAGCCTCGGGGTCCATGCTTGTTCCGTCGTTGCAGACCCGCCTGCTCGACGTCTCCCCCGGCGCACCGACCCTCGCTTCCTCCCTGAACCACTCGGCCCTGAACATGGCCAACGCGCTGGGCGCCTTTGTCGGCGGACTCGTCATCACCTGGGGATGGGGCTACACGGCGCCGGCACTCGTGGGCGCGGCGCTGGCCGTACTGGGCCTGGGCATCGCCCTGTTCAGCGGCTTGTTGGACAAGATCCGCGCCGCCAAGGCCTGA